One window of Dyadobacter sandarakinus genomic DNA carries:
- a CDS encoding tetratricopeptide repeat protein — protein MRNRLLKYTLLACLFASSASVFTATAQQRSRNAGAAPEKKDSTSARLASESLAAEGMKFMMKDETDKALPVFDQLIQFNPQDPAGYYLRATALIKLNRLDEAMESSKKAYDIDRDNIYYAQQLAELYAKRRKLAEAAQIYETLLSKNPDNIQYGVELASVYIFNEQFDKAIDAYNVLEKSLGVTEEITHQKEQLYLRQNNLEKALIEARKLIAAEPSEVSYRVELAEMLIANDRVIEAVVPLEEALKLNPDEAQAHVLLADIYRRNGDVEKCNQELRLVFANPNLDADPKIRVLGGYLQMLKTDAEKSDAVQLAKQLAETHPNEPKALILYADQLIRSGKKAEGRDLYVRSAAIDGSVFQVWGAILQLDGDLNQVDSLLVHSEKALELFPNQGTFWYSNGTARLMKKNYKEAISSFEESLKMTGEMPDLVPFIHAQMGDAYNGLGDHTKSDASYELALKANPDDDHVLNNYSYFLSLRGEKLDLASKMSEKLVREHPDNPTYLDTYAWVLYIRKDYKKAKELLEKAMQDSTVSGTIVEHYGDVLFKLGERDNALAQWKRAKRMGETTELLDKKIATGALHDQ, from the coding sequence ATGAGGAACCGACTATTAAAATATACCCTGCTTGCGTGCCTTTTTGCAAGTTCTGCGTCCGTTTTTACGGCAACAGCCCAGCAGCGCAGCCGCAATGCCGGCGCAGCTCCTGAAAAGAAGGATAGCACCTCGGCACGTCTGGCCTCCGAATCGCTGGCAGCGGAAGGAATGAAGTTCATGATGAAGGACGAGACGGACAAGGCGCTGCCTGTTTTTGATCAGCTGATCCAGTTTAATCCTCAGGACCCCGCAGGTTACTACCTTCGTGCAACTGCACTTATTAAGCTTAACCGCCTGGATGAGGCGATGGAATCGTCTAAAAAGGCCTATGATATTGATCGCGACAATATCTACTATGCCCAGCAGCTGGCTGAATTATATGCCAAAAGGCGCAAGCTCGCAGAGGCTGCACAGATTTACGAGACACTTCTCTCCAAAAATCCGGATAACATACAGTACGGGGTTGAACTGGCATCTGTTTATATTTTTAATGAACAGTTTGACAAAGCGATTGATGCGTACAATGTGCTTGAAAAATCCCTGGGCGTAACCGAGGAGATCACCCACCAGAAAGAACAGCTGTACCTGCGCCAGAATAACCTGGAAAAAGCCCTGATTGAAGCCAGGAAACTGATTGCAGCGGAACCTTCAGAAGTAAGCTACCGCGTGGAGCTGGCCGAAATGCTGATCGCCAATGACCGTGTTATTGAGGCTGTGGTACCATTGGAAGAAGCGCTGAAGCTGAATCCGGACGAAGCGCAGGCGCATGTGCTGCTGGCCGATATTTACCGCAGGAACGGGGATGTTGAGAAGTGTAACCAGGAGCTCAGGCTGGTTTTTGCAAACCCGAACCTGGATGCTGATCCCAAAATAAGAGTACTGGGCGGATATCTGCAGATGCTCAAAACCGATGCCGAAAAGAGTGATGCCGTACAGCTCGCCAAACAACTGGCGGAGACGCATCCGAATGAGCCCAAAGCGCTGATATTGTATGCCGATCAGCTGATCAGGAGTGGAAAAAAGGCCGAAGGCCGGGATTTGTATGTCAGGTCGGCAGCGATAGACGGCTCCGTATTCCAGGTCTGGGGAGCAATACTGCAGCTGGATGGTGACCTAAATCAGGTCGACAGCCTGCTGGTGCATTCAGAAAAGGCATTGGAGCTTTTCCCTAATCAGGGCACCTTCTGGTACTCCAATGGTACAGCCCGGCTGATGAAGAAAAATTACAAAGAGGCGATTTCATCATTTGAAGAAAGCCTGAAAATGACGGGCGAAATGCCGGACCTCGTGCCTTTTATTCATGCTCAGATGGGTGATGCATACAACGGTCTGGGGGATCATACCAAATCAGATGCGTCGTATGAGCTGGCGCTCAAAGCCAATCCCGATGACGATCACGTACTCAACAATTACAGCTACTTTCTGTCATTGCGGGGTGAAAAGCTGGATTTGGCCTCTAAAATGTCGGAGAAACTTGTGCGGGAACATCCGGACAATCCTACCTACCTGGATACTTATGCCTGGGTATTGTACATCCGGAAAGACTACAAAAAAGCCAAGGAGCTGCTGGAAAAAGCAATGCAGGACAGTACGGTGAGTGGCACAATTGTTGAGCACTATGGAGATGTCCTCTTTAAGCTCGGCGAGCGCGATAATGCGCTGGCTCAATGGAAACGGGCCAAAAGGATGGGCGAAACCACGGAACTTCTTGACAAAAAAATAGCGACAGGTGCATTACACGATCAATAA
- a CDS encoding DUF4292 domain-containing protein: MHYTINKTAIWVLALPFFWLTSCHKPRSSKNINKSAADTTVASIPVAADTAVISISAGDVDSSSATTKTSTEAAAPLAVKELQFDYLVAKSKFSFKGRKQDFDNTNVNIRMKRDSVIWMSVTGIGFEVARGIITPDSIVFIDKIHKDYFVFTYEQLSKQYNFELNFPLLQAVIVGNMPFGQQPDARFVKENDFYILKQIVDRLEVDNYVAERTLKLSRLLATEVPTQNTFTLDYEDFRDVQGSLFPFVSQIMLNVRSGQEQAVNQTSMRLKHSKVELVSASPGFPFSIPSSYKRKR, translated from the coding sequence GTGCATTACACGATCAATAAAACAGCAATCTGGGTTCTGGCCCTTCCATTTTTCTGGCTTACATCCTGTCACAAGCCGCGTTCTTCCAAAAATATTAACAAGTCTGCTGCAGACACCACAGTTGCCTCAATTCCGGTAGCGGCAGATACCGCCGTGATCAGTATCAGCGCAGGCGATGTGGATTCCAGTTCTGCAACTACAAAAACGAGCACAGAGGCAGCCGCACCGCTGGCAGTGAAGGAATTGCAATTTGATTATCTCGTAGCCAAATCCAAGTTTTCCTTTAAAGGACGGAAGCAGGATTTTGACAATACCAATGTAAACATCCGTATGAAGCGTGACAGCGTGATCTGGATGTCGGTTACAGGTATCGGATTTGAAGTTGCAAGGGGCATTATCACACCGGATTCGATTGTTTTTATAGATAAAATCCACAAAGACTATTTTGTATTTACCTACGAACAGCTTAGTAAGCAGTACAATTTTGAGCTGAATTTTCCATTGTTGCAGGCGGTTATTGTTGGTAATATGCCATTTGGCCAGCAGCCTGATGCACGTTTTGTAAAGGAAAATGATTTTTACATCTTAAAACAAATCGTTGACCGGCTGGAAGTTGACAATTATGTGGCTGAGCGTACCCTCAAATTGTCGCGTCTGCTGGCGACGGAAGTGCCCACACAAAATACCTTTACGCTTGATTATGAGGATTTCAGGGATGTGCAGGGTTCCTTGTTTCCGTTTGTAAGCCAGATTATGCTGAACGTCAGATCTGGTCAGGAGCAGGCCGTAAACCAGACCTCCATGCGGCTCAAACACAGCAAGGTAGAGCTGGTAAGTGCCAGTCCCGGATTTCCTTTCAGCATCCCGTCCAGCTATAAGCGTAAGCGGTAA
- a CDS encoding murein hydrolase activator EnvC family protein: MLLCITGSAFAQKTREQLEKEKSENQSKIREIQNILKQTSSQKNVNLGQLKALNQQINTYKKQIDLLSDDLDLLDSELKVLEKRKQKLDSSLAKLKEEYGHMIYEASKRNAYFNQLVFLFSAGTFNQFVLRYKYLKQYTEARQGQAKEIEALQTKVVAERQRITAKKNQQKNVLNTRVTESTKLEGLKVKQNEVIQELSQKEVELRRQIAENKRATDLLEANIRRIAERERRERLERERREREEREARRKAERERIARENAEREKKGEAAIVVAPKEEEPIDVSGMSAEENTLASSFTASQSRLPWPVRGFVSGHFGQRPHAVLKGVMVDNLGVDIQTPAGELVKAVYDGVVLDVTEMPGMGNVVAIQHGNYMTIYAKMTGVIVRAGQKVKARENIGKVAPGGDGTSELQFQIWKNTSRLNPENWLMRR; the protein is encoded by the coding sequence ATGCTTCTGTGCATCACCGGAAGCGCTTTTGCTCAGAAAACCCGTGAGCAGCTTGAAAAGGAAAAAAGTGAAAACCAGTCTAAAATCAGGGAAATACAAAACATCCTGAAACAGACTTCTTCCCAGAAAAACGTGAACTTGGGCCAGCTGAAAGCGCTCAATCAGCAGATTAATACTTATAAAAAGCAGATTGATCTCCTCAGCGACGATCTCGACCTCCTCGACAGTGAGCTGAAAGTGCTCGAAAAAAGAAAGCAGAAGCTCGACAGTAGTTTGGCAAAGCTTAAAGAGGAGTATGGGCACATGATTTACGAGGCATCCAAAAGAAATGCATATTTCAACCAGCTTGTCTTCCTGTTTTCGGCAGGTACTTTCAACCAGTTTGTGCTGCGGTACAAGTACCTGAAGCAATATACCGAGGCTCGGCAGGGGCAGGCCAAGGAGATAGAAGCATTGCAGACGAAGGTGGTGGCTGAGCGCCAGCGTATCACTGCCAAGAAGAACCAGCAGAAAAACGTGCTTAATACCCGCGTCACAGAGAGTACGAAGCTGGAAGGTCTGAAAGTAAAACAGAACGAGGTAATCCAGGAACTGTCACAAAAGGAGGTGGAGCTGCGCAGGCAGATTGCTGAAAATAAGCGTGCTACGGATTTGCTGGAAGCCAATATCCGCCGCATTGCCGAGCGCGAGCGCAGAGAGCGCCTTGAACGGGAACGACGGGAAAGGGAAGAGCGCGAAGCCCGCAGAAAGGCCGAGCGTGAAAGAATTGCCCGCGAGAATGCAGAGCGTGAGAAAAAGGGTGAAGCAGCCATTGTAGTAGCGCCCAAGGAGGAGGAGCCTATCGACGTGAGCGGTATGAGCGCCGAGGAAAATACACTCGCTTCTTCGTTTACAGCGTCACAATCAAGGCTTCCATGGCCCGTGCGGGGATTTGTTTCGGGCCACTTCGGACAGCGCCCACATGCCGTTCTGAAAGGTGTGATGGTTGACAATCTCGGTGTTGATATTCAAACCCCGGCCGGGGAATTGGTGAAGGCTGTATACGACGGGGTAGTGCTTGACGTAACCGAAATGCCTGGTATGGGCAATGTAGTAGCGATACAGCATGGAAATTACATGACCATTTACGCTAAAATGACGGGTGTGATCGTGCGTGCAGGCCAAAAGGTAAAAGCCCGCGAAAACATCGGAAAAGTAGCCCCAGGCGGCGACGGAACTTCCGAGCTGCAGTTTCAGATTTGGAAAAACACTTCCCGCCTCAACCCTGAAAACTGGTTAATGAGAAGGTAA
- the panB gene encoding 3-methyl-2-oxobutanoate hydroxymethyltransferase, translating into MSIHTPDIKRVTTHIIQEMKNRGEKISCLTAYDYSMAGIVDAAGVELILVGDSASNVMAGHETTLPITIDQMIYHAASVVRAVKRALVVVDLPFGSYQGNSREALNSAIRIMKESGAHAVKLEGGLEIKDSITRILSAGVPVMGHLGLTPQSIYKFGTYTVRARQEAEAQKLLDDARMLEEVGCFSVVLEKIPATLTKLVSESVSIPTVGIGAGPHADGQILVLHDLLGINKAFKPRFLRRYADLNGVMTEAIGNYIKDVKGRSFPNEQESY; encoded by the coding sequence ATGTCCATCCATACCCCCGATATAAAACGCGTCACCACCCACATCATTCAGGAAATGAAGAACCGTGGGGAGAAAATATCTTGTCTTACAGCCTATGACTACTCCATGGCGGGGATTGTGGATGCGGCGGGCGTGGAGCTGATCCTGGTGGGTGACTCAGCATCAAATGTGATGGCAGGGCACGAAACCACCTTGCCGATTACTATTGACCAGATGATCTACCATGCAGCTTCTGTTGTAAGGGCTGTGAAGCGAGCGCTTGTGGTAGTTGACCTGCCCTTTGGATCTTACCAGGGTAACTCGCGGGAGGCGCTTAATTCGGCAATACGAATCATGAAGGAGTCGGGGGCACATGCGGTAAAGCTGGAAGGCGGACTCGAAATTAAGGATTCAATTACACGCATCCTCAGTGCGGGCGTGCCTGTTATGGGCCACCTGGGGCTTACGCCTCAATCCATTTACAAATTTGGTACGTACACCGTGCGGGCCAGGCAGGAGGCCGAGGCTCAGAAGTTACTCGATGATGCACGGATGCTGGAAGAGGTAGGGTGCTTCTCTGTAGTGCTGGAAAAAATACCCGCCACGCTTACCAAGCTGGTTTCGGAAAGTGTAAGCATTCCTACGGTGGGCATTGGAGCGGGGCCGCATGCAGATGGCCAGATCCTGGTGCTGCATGATCTGCTGGGAATCAACAAGGCATTCAAGCCGCGTTTTTTGCGCCGGTACGCGGATCTGAACGGCGTAATGACCGAAGCAATCGGAAACTATATCAAGGATGTAAAAGGCCGGTCGTTTCCAAATGAGCAGGAATCATATTGA
- a CDS encoding RluA family pseudouridine synthase, producing MANKPFRVVYEDNHLIIVNKEPGILVQGDATGDKCLLDMVKDYIKETYNKPGAVFLGTVHRLDRPVSGLVVFARTSKALERMNEIFRKRDVQKTYWAVVRNKPAEKKGKLVHWLSKDENRNITTAYDYEKPGTHRAELSYRVLGTLNSYHLLEVNPITGRPHQIRVQLASMNCPIRGDVKYGYPKGNSDGSINLHARRLFFDHPVKKEPMLCRAGVPNDAFWEEFLTLDQEEIKPEHLDFLYE from the coding sequence ATGGCTAATAAACCTTTCAGGGTTGTTTATGAAGACAATCACCTGATCATTGTCAACAAGGAACCCGGCATACTGGTGCAAGGCGACGCCACAGGCGACAAATGCCTGCTGGATATGGTCAAGGATTATATCAAAGAGACTTACAACAAGCCGGGAGCTGTATTTCTGGGAACCGTACACCGGCTCGACAGGCCTGTCAGCGGACTTGTGGTATTTGCCCGTACGTCCAAGGCATTGGAACGCATGAATGAAATTTTCAGGAAGCGCGACGTGCAGAAAACGTACTGGGCGGTGGTCAGGAACAAGCCGGCAGAGAAAAAAGGCAAGCTTGTGCATTGGCTTTCGAAGGATGAAAACCGGAACATTACAACTGCTTACGACTATGAAAAACCCGGAACCCACCGGGCTGAGCTGTCGTACCGCGTACTTGGAACGCTTAACAGCTACCATTTGCTGGAAGTAAATCCTATTACAGGCCGGCCGCACCAGATACGCGTACAGCTTGCCTCCATGAATTGCCCGATCCGCGGCGATGTAAAATACGGTTATCCCAAAGGCAATTCCGACGGCAGTATCAATTTGCACGCGCGCCGCTTGTTTTTTGACCATCCCGTCAAAAAAGAACCAATGCTATGCCGCGCAGGCGTTCCCAATGATGCATTCTGGGAGGAATTTCTTACGCTGGACCAGGAGGAGATCAAGCCGGAACATCTTGACTTTTTGTATGAATAA
- a CDS encoding DUF6787 family protein: MIEKLKQRWNVKNGWDVLIILLVFACTGFSVLYVKKALFSLVGLTTASPAWLRWTVNILVILPLYQVILLAWGWIWGKFGFFWAFEKRMFGRIGSVFRKKPAGQS; this comes from the coding sequence ATGATTGAAAAACTGAAACAGCGCTGGAACGTGAAGAATGGATGGGACGTCCTGATCATTCTGCTCGTTTTTGCCTGTACCGGTTTTTCAGTTTTGTATGTAAAAAAGGCATTATTCAGTCTTGTCGGTCTTACCACTGCTTCTCCTGCCTGGCTTCGGTGGACCGTGAATATCCTGGTGATTCTTCCGCTGTACCAGGTCATATTGCTGGCATGGGGCTGGATATGGGGCAAGTTCGGGTTCTTTTGGGCTTTTGAAAAGCGCATGTTTGGCAGGATAGGATCTGTTTTCAGGAAAAAACCAGCCGGCCAGAGCTAG
- a CDS encoding CehA/McbA family metallohydrolase, producing MKALFTTLLLLVSLVQPLFAQHHEHAAPTLPVREADPQPLLAQALRLNEALSFSGNALSGTDQEKLKALADKPLNAETVAAVQQILDPYCLNMVHINPESRVKVERGPVRAVLVQGGWTSFLVKVINEAGVTAPLMVTSPHAAKPYHAPSFEPRVKPEHQLTPGQVANRFIEIQTYTGKPLQTHLSGLKLEYAVVQVYSKDAGQREVEVSYHVGQGSQDLGFRNATAILFDVKPAVKVKLRILDFDGKPAMASLLITDSQEHASGRFSGIYPLPSRRVASSDEYPDFFFQPQIYRNHGEHVSLAAGKYRIRYTRGPEYVPQLLEAEIPQADSAEVTLQLKRWINMRQLGWYSGDHHVHAAGCSHYDSPTEGVDPKNIFRQALGEDLNVAVNLAWGPSWYHQKTFFTAQNDPLSDTNNIMRNDVEVSGFPSSHAGHIVLLRIKEDDYPGTSDIEQWPSWTAPVLAWARAQGGVVGYAHSGWGLEPLQPTNDLPNYITPKMDGIGANEYIVTVTQGLVDFYSAGDTPAPWELNMYYHTLNCGFETRLSGETDFPCITDARVGQARSYFKPEGSFTYDGYVEGLKSGRSYVSDGKSHLMDFTINGRSSGDENGILVVPKGTPLAISASIAAYLPEKQDSAGRAAARAHLSKMPYWDIERARIGQSRQVKAELIINGKVVETKAIEADGSVREIRFSYKPGKSCWAAVRVFPSSHSNPVFIHVDGKPVREKSSAEWCLAALEQCWKMKEPNIRAGEKADAKAMYEKARDVYRQRIAGN from the coding sequence ATGAAGGCACTTTTTACCACTTTGCTGCTGCTGGTATCACTGGTACAGCCGCTCTTTGCACAACATCACGAACATGCCGCACCAACCTTGCCGGTACGTGAAGCAGATCCGCAGCCTCTGCTCGCTCAGGCCCTGCGGCTAAACGAGGCACTGTCTTTTTCAGGTAATGCATTATCAGGCACAGACCAGGAAAAGTTGAAAGCTCTGGCCGACAAGCCTCTCAATGCAGAAACTGTTGCCGCTGTTCAGCAGATCCTGGATCCTTATTGCCTGAACATGGTGCATATCAATCCTGAAAGTCGCGTGAAAGTAGAGCGGGGGCCGGTCAGGGCGGTTCTGGTGCAGGGTGGCTGGACAAGTTTTCTGGTAAAAGTCATCAATGAGGCCGGCGTGACAGCTCCGTTGATGGTTACCAGTCCGCATGCTGCAAAGCCTTACCATGCTCCCTCTTTTGAGCCCAGGGTAAAGCCCGAGCACCAGCTCACACCCGGACAGGTTGCCAATCGTTTTATTGAAATACAAACGTACACCGGTAAGCCGCTGCAGACACATTTATCGGGCCTGAAACTGGAATATGCCGTAGTTCAGGTTTATAGCAAGGATGCCGGCCAGCGCGAGGTGGAAGTAAGCTACCATGTCGGACAGGGCTCACAGGACCTGGGTTTTCGCAATGCTACCGCCATTCTTTTTGATGTAAAACCAGCCGTAAAGGTGAAGCTGCGCATACTGGATTTTGACGGAAAACCCGCGATGGCCTCGCTGCTGATTACCGACAGCCAGGAACATGCATCCGGCAGATTCTCGGGCATTTATCCATTGCCTTCCAGACGGGTAGCGTCTTCGGACGAATATCCCGACTTCTTTTTTCAGCCTCAGATTTACCGCAACCATGGCGAGCATGTATCACTGGCAGCAGGCAAGTACCGCATCCGGTATACCCGCGGGCCCGAATATGTACCGCAGCTGCTCGAAGCAGAAATCCCGCAGGCAGACTCTGCCGAGGTGACTTTGCAGCTGAAAAGGTGGATTAACATGCGCCAGCTCGGCTGGTACAGCGGCGACCATCACGTACATGCCGCCGGGTGCAGCCACTACGACAGTCCGACGGAAGGTGTGGATCCTAAAAATATTTTCAGGCAGGCATTGGGGGAAGATCTGAATGTGGCAGTCAATCTCGCCTGGGGACCCAGCTGGTATCATCAAAAAACCTTCTTTACTGCTCAGAATGACCCACTTTCCGATACAAACAATATTATGCGCAATGATGTGGAAGTGTCAGGATTCCCTTCGTCGCATGCAGGGCATATTGTATTATTAAGGATAAAAGAGGATGATTATCCCGGCACCAGCGACATTGAGCAATGGCCCAGCTGGACGGCTCCGGTACTTGCCTGGGCCAGGGCGCAGGGCGGAGTAGTGGGGTATGCGCACTCCGGCTGGGGACTCGAACCTTTGCAGCCTACCAACGACCTTCCGAACTATATAACCCCTAAAATGGACGGGATCGGGGCCAATGAATACATTGTGACTGTCACGCAGGGGCTGGTCGATTTTTATAGTGCGGGCGATACGCCTGCACCCTGGGAACTAAACATGTACTACCACACGCTGAATTGCGGGTTCGAGACCAGGCTCAGCGGTGAAACGGACTTTCCGTGCATTACCGATGCCCGGGTAGGGCAGGCGAGGAGCTACTTCAAGCCTGAGGGGAGCTTTACCTATGACGGCTACGTGGAAGGACTAAAAAGCGGCAGAAGCTATGTGTCTGACGGCAAATCACATCTGATGGATTTTACGATAAACGGCAGGTCATCAGGTGATGAGAATGGTATTCTGGTCGTTCCGAAAGGTACTCCACTGGCCATTTCAGCCAGCATAGCAGCTTACCTGCCCGAAAAGCAGGATAGTGCGGGGCGGGCCGCAGCACGTGCGCACCTCAGCAAAATGCCCTACTGGGATATTGAGCGTGCCAGGATCGGACAAAGCAGGCAGGTGAAAGCAGAGCTGATCATCAATGGAAAGGTAGTTGAGACAAAAGCAATCGAAGCGGATGGAAGTGTCCGTGAAATACGGTTCAGCTACAAGCCCGGAAAGTCGTGCTGGGCAGCAGTGCGGGTATTTCCGAGCTCACATTCCAACCCGGTTTTTATCCATGTTGACGGCAAGCCGGTGCGTGAAAAAAGCAGCGCCGAATGGTGCCTTGCAGCCCTCGAACAATGCTGGAAAATGAAAGAGCCGAATATCAGGGCAGGGGAGAAAGCAGATGCAAAGGCAATGTACGAGAAAGCGCGGGATGTGTACCGGCAAAGAATAGCCGGGAACTAG
- a CDS encoding RecQ family ATP-dependent DNA helicase — protein MTDLHAILKQYWGYDHFRPVQEDAILTILQGIDALVLLPTGGGKSVCFQVPVMMMEGVCIVVTPLIALMKDQVEQLKRRNIPAAAIYSGMGRNEIDITLDNCIHGNTKFLYVSPERLRTDIMIARTKLMKVCLLAIDEAHCISAWGYDFRPAYLLIAQFRQLIPGVRVMALTATATEEVRTDILDKLEMRNARVFKQSFARANLSYSAFQEENKERKLIQILKNVSGTAIVYVRTRKRTKDLADWLNRQGISAAAYHAGLPFRERSDRQSAWISNKLRVMVATNAFGMGIDKPDVRCVIHYDLPDSPEAYYQEAGRAGRDEAKAYAVALFNKLDLEELTASIERQYPPAEKIRRVYQALANYYKIPVGGGEFLGADFDIQEFTGTFGLPASETHYALKLLSEEGFIQLSENFSEPSRLHFLIDNRQLYDFQLRYPDFDPFIKLLLRLYGGELFSEYVRISETEIAQVFYAPETEVLRRLKFLQEREILDYEPRRDKPQLTWLTPRYDAANLPLNVYEIGRKKERDLAKAQAVVQYVSHTRICRTLLLLEYFNEFDAQECGICDNCLKKKKEEGGTLATLQSVLLQYLETNGPIAPYDLGSVFDQYPESDLRATLESLLTAETILYDPSGRLALSRHLH, from the coding sequence ATGACCGACCTCCATGCCATTTTAAAGCAATACTGGGGTTACGACCATTTCCGTCCCGTACAGGAAGATGCAATCCTGACCATATTGCAGGGCATTGACGCGCTGGTGCTACTGCCTACCGGTGGAGGAAAGTCTGTGTGCTTTCAGGTACCTGTGATGATGATGGAAGGTGTTTGTATTGTAGTAACGCCGCTCATCGCATTGATGAAAGACCAGGTGGAGCAGCTCAAACGAAGGAACATTCCTGCCGCGGCAATTTACTCAGGTATGGGCCGCAATGAGATCGACATTACGCTTGACAACTGCATTCACGGAAATACCAAATTCCTTTACGTATCCCCGGAACGACTGCGTACCGACATTATGATTGCGCGTACCAAACTGATGAAGGTATGTCTGCTCGCTATCGACGAAGCGCATTGCATTTCAGCTTGGGGATATGACTTCAGGCCGGCCTACCTGCTGATTGCACAGTTCCGCCAGCTTATACCCGGCGTACGGGTAATGGCACTCACGGCCACAGCCACCGAAGAGGTCCGGACAGACATCCTGGATAAGCTTGAAATGCGTAATGCGCGTGTCTTTAAACAGTCTTTTGCGCGCGCCAACCTGTCGTACTCGGCTTTTCAGGAAGAAAACAAGGAGCGCAAATTGATTCAGATACTTAAAAATGTAAGCGGTACGGCCATCGTGTATGTGCGAACCCGCAAGCGCACCAAAGACCTTGCCGACTGGCTAAACCGCCAGGGGATCAGCGCAGCTGCTTACCATGCGGGCCTGCCTTTCCGCGAACGTTCCGACAGGCAGTCGGCCTGGATCAGCAATAAACTGCGTGTGATGGTGGCTACCAATGCGTTTGGAATGGGCATTGACAAGCCGGACGTGCGCTGCGTGATCCACTACGACCTGCCCGACAGTCCGGAGGCTTACTACCAGGAGGCAGGCCGCGCAGGCCGTGATGAAGCCAAGGCTTACGCCGTAGCCTTGTTTAACAAACTTGACCTTGAAGAACTCACAGCCAGCATTGAGCGCCAGTACCCGCCCGCTGAGAAGATCCGGCGGGTATACCAAGCATTGGCCAATTACTACAAAATCCCTGTAGGCGGGGGCGAATTTTTGGGAGCAGACTTTGATATACAGGAGTTTACAGGCACTTTCGGATTGCCGGCCAGTGAAACCCACTATGCATTAAAGCTTTTGTCGGAGGAGGGGTTTATTCAACTCAGTGAAAACTTCAGTGAGCCTTCGCGCCTTCATTTTTTGATCGATAACAGACAGCTATACGACTTTCAGCTCAGGTACCCCGACTTTGATCCTTTCATCAAGCTGCTGCTGCGGCTTTACGGAGGCGAACTGTTTTCGGAGTACGTCCGCATTTCGGAGACCGAAATTGCGCAGGTTTTTTATGCTCCCGAAACAGAGGTGCTCCGGCGGCTTAAGTTTTTGCAGGAAAGAGAAATTCTTGATTACGAGCCCCGGCGCGACAAGCCCCAGCTTACCTGGCTCACACCCCGCTATGATGCTGCCAATTTGCCTTTGAATGTTTATGAAATTGGTAGAAAAAAAGAGCGTGACCTGGCCAAGGCGCAGGCTGTGGTGCAATATGTATCGCACACCCGCATTTGCAGGACCCTGCTGCTGCTCGAATATTTCAATGAGTTTGATGCGCAGGAGTGTGGGATTTGTGATAATTGTTTAAAAAAGAAGAAAGAGGAAGGCGGTACTCTGGCCACACTGCAATCTGTTTTGCTGCAATACCTGGAAACAAACGGCCCCATAGCTCCGTATGACCTTGGTAGTGTATTCGACCAATATCCGGAGAGTGACCTGAGAGCCACGCTTGAAAGCCTGCTGACTGCCGAAACCATTCTTTACGATCCTTCCGGGCGGCTGGCGCTCTCGCGCCATTTGCATTGA